In a genomic window of Corvus hawaiiensis isolate bCorHaw1 chromosome Z, bCorHaw1.pri.cur, whole genome shotgun sequence:
- the LOC125319614 gene encoding M-phase inducer phosphatase 2-like isoform X3, translated as MSLCGGRGLPGLAAISPLPSPGTAPLTPLDKGDPAGPARHRDTPKRGHGGLPLPRLWHTLSPQPVASDCRRDSVSCQPPDAGLEPDFPTQQKPAAAQENFQRTMPAFGKALKERKLLRQRMHSLPPWQRDGSRVLKDISQLQERRDRARRRRREPEDEAGFVAKKLRRPGQWSHGAARREPLAKSPWAASELLSPQLLPWQSDATVPQGKENLVTTPVMRKEEAKLRPGKRSQCRQLSRSPSEPGSVPRPVLKRGQPSDSDSPVEAKRQRRVAGSPGQEASVEPGAWLEPSRSARLEEIENLLANDDQELIGDFSKPHLLPTVEGKDPGLKYISPETLAAVLTGHFSSCIESSIVADCRYPYEYEGGHVKGAVNLPLQRDVEELLLEQPIVPLDASKRVIVIFHCEFSVERGPKMCKFLRERDRCCHEYPQLHYPELYVLKGGYREFFFQFPSHCEPRDYRPMRHAAFKEELRKFRGQRRLRERGRRALFNRGRDL; from the exons ATGTCACTGTGCGGCGGCCGCGGGCTGCCCGGGCTGGCGGCCATCTCCCCGCTGCCCTCGCCGGGCACGGCCCCGCTCACGCCGCTGGACAAGGGCGACCCGGCGGGCCCCGCCAG GCACCGGGACACCCCGAAGCGGGGCCACGGGGGGCTGCCCCTGCCGCGGCTGTGGCATACGCTGTCCCCGCAGCCGGTGGCCTCGGACTGTCGCCGCGACTCGGTCTCTTGCCAGCCCCCGGATGCAG GACTGGAGCCGGACTTCCCCACGCAGCAGAAGCCCGCGGCCGCACAGGAAAA CTTCCAGAGAACGATGCCGGCCTTTGGGAAAGCACTCAAAGA AAGGAAGCTCCTTCGGCAGAGGATGCACTCGTTGCCG ccGTGGCAGCGGGACGGCAGCCGTGTCCTGAAGGACATCTCGCAGCTGCAGGAGCGCAGGGACAGAGCGCGGCGGCGCCGGAGGGAGCCCGAGGATGAG GCGGGCTTTGTGGCCAAGAAGCTGCGGAGGCCGGGCCAGTGGAGCCATGGGGCCGCCAGGAGGGAGCCCCTTGCCAAGAGCCCCTGGGCCGCATCAGAGCTGCTG tctccccagctgctgccctggcagagcGATGCCACCGTGCCCCAGGGGAAGGAGAACCTGGTGACCACGCCAGtgatgaggaaggaggaggcaAAGCTG CGTCCGGGGAAGCGCAGCCAGTGCCGGCAGCTGTCCCGCTCGCCCTCGGAGCCGGGCAGTGTCCCCAGGCCCGTCCTGAAGCGGGGACAGCCCTCGGACAGCGACAGCCCTGTCGAGGCCAAGCGGCAGAGGAGGGTGGCCGGCAGCCCTGGCCAGGAGGCGTCGGTGGAGCCg GGAGCGTGGCTGGAGCCTTCCCGGTCCGCCCGGCTTGAGGAGATCGAGAACCTGCTGGCCAACGATGACCAGGAGCTCATCGGGGACTTCTCCAAG CCTCACCTCCTGCCGACGGTGGAGGGCAAGGACCCGGGCCTGAAGTACATCTCCCCTGAGACG CTGGCGGCGGTGCTGACGGGGCACTTCAGCAGCTGCATCGAGAGCAGCATCGTCGCGGACTGCCGCTATCCCTACGAGTACGAGGGGGGCCACGTCAAG GGCGCTGTCAACCTGCCGCTGCAGCGGGACGTGGAGGaattgctgctggagcagcccatcGTGCCCCTGGACGCCAGCAAGAGGGTGATCGTCATCTTCCACTGCGAGTTCTCTGTTGAGCGGGGGCCCAAAAT GTGCAAGTTCCTGCGGGAGAGGGATCGCTGCTGCCACGAGTACCCCCAGCTGCACTACCCCGAGCTGTACGTGTTGAAGGGCGGCTACCGGGAGTTCTTCTTTCAGTTCCCG AGCCACTGCGAGCCCCGGGACTACCGGCCCATGCGGCACGCCGCGTTCAAGGAGGAGCTGCGCAAGTTCCGCGGGCAGAGGCGGCTCCGCGAGCGCGGCCGACGGGCGCTCTTCAACCGCGGGCGGGACCTGTGA
- the LOC125320497 gene encoding MOB kinase activator 3B-like: protein MSIALKQDFNKDKTFRPKRKFEPGTQRFELHKRAQASLNPGMDLKAAVQLPSGEDQNDWVAVHVVDFFNRINLIYGTICEFCTERTCPVMSGGPEYWWQDDLKYKKPTALPAPQYMNLLMDWIEVQINNEDIFPTSVGRKDALTTFLIWTLTTWHEEGGYQRKQYHILCIMKNGFDFSSICWFLFLQDK, encoded by the exons ATGTCCATAGCACTGAAGCAAGACTTTAATAAAGATAAGACTTTCCGGCCAAAACGCAAGTTTGAACCTGGAACCCAGAGGTTTGAACTTCACAAACGAGCGCAGGCATCTCTCAACCCAGGCATGGACTtgaaagcagctgtgcagtTGCCCAGTGGAGAAGACCAGAATGACTGGGTGGCTGTTCATGTTGTTGACTTCTTCAATAGGATTAACCTAATTTACGGAACTATCTGTGAGTTCTGCACAGAGAGGACCTGCCCAGTGATGTCTGGAGGCCCTGAGTACTGGTGGCAGGATGACTTGAAGTACAAGAAGCCCACAGCTTTGCCAGCACCCCAATATATGAATCTTCTCATGGACTGGATTGAGGTGCAAATCAACAATGAGGATATATTTCCTACAAGTGTAG GTAGAAAGGATGCATTAACTACATTTTTAATCTGGACTTTGACAACATGGCATGAAGAAGGAGGATATCAGAGGAAGCAGTATCATATACTTTGCATAATGAAAAATGGGTTTGATTTCTCAAgcatttgttggtttttgtttcttcaggatAAATGA
- the LOC125319614 gene encoding M-phase inducer phosphatase 2-like isoform X1, with protein MSLCGGRGLPGLAAISPLPSPGTAPLTPLDKGDPAGPARHRDTPKRGHGGLPLPRLWHTLSPQPVASDCRRDSVSCQPPDAGLEPDFPTQQKPAAAQENFQRTMPAFGKALKERKLLRQRMHSLPPWQRDGSRVLKDISQLQERRDRARRRRREPEDEAGFVAKKLRRPGQWSHGAARREPLAKSPWAASELLVREAGGLGRAAAMGDAGAARLGAAAPSSPRGLESCGGGRWTGRGVTSAKLEGTGRWMELAYGIRACLRVGSSWQDLCPFHDLLCLCPKSPQLLPWQSDATVPQGKENLVTTPVMRKEEAKLRPGKRSQCRQLSRSPSEPGSVPRPVLKRGQPSDSDSPVEAKRQRRVAGSPGQEASVEPGAWLEPSRSARLEEIENLLANDDQELIGDFSKPHLLPTVEGKDPGLKYISPETLAAVLTGHFSSCIESSIVADCRYPYEYEGGHVKGAVNLPLQRDVEELLLEQPIVPLDASKRVIVIFHCEFSVERGPKMCKFLRERDRCCHEYPQLHYPELYVLKGGYREFFFQFPSHCEPRDYRPMRHAAFKEELRKFRGQRRLRERGRRALFNRGRDL; from the exons ATGTCACTGTGCGGCGGCCGCGGGCTGCCCGGGCTGGCGGCCATCTCCCCGCTGCCCTCGCCGGGCACGGCCCCGCTCACGCCGCTGGACAAGGGCGACCCGGCGGGCCCCGCCAG GCACCGGGACACCCCGAAGCGGGGCCACGGGGGGCTGCCCCTGCCGCGGCTGTGGCATACGCTGTCCCCGCAGCCGGTGGCCTCGGACTGTCGCCGCGACTCGGTCTCTTGCCAGCCCCCGGATGCAG GACTGGAGCCGGACTTCCCCACGCAGCAGAAGCCCGCGGCCGCACAGGAAAA CTTCCAGAGAACGATGCCGGCCTTTGGGAAAGCACTCAAAGA AAGGAAGCTCCTTCGGCAGAGGATGCACTCGTTGCCG ccGTGGCAGCGGGACGGCAGCCGTGTCCTGAAGGACATCTCGCAGCTGCAGGAGCGCAGGGACAGAGCGCGGCGGCGCCGGAGGGAGCCCGAGGATGAG GCGGGCTTTGTGGCCAAGAAGCTGCGGAGGCCGGGCCAGTGGAGCCATGGGGCCGCCAGGAGGGAGCCCCTTGCCAAGAGCCCCTGGGCCGCATCAGAGCTGCTGGTGAGAGAGGCTGGAGGGCTCGGCAGGGCAGCAGCGATGGGTGATGCCGGGGCTGCCCGCCTGGGAGCTGCCGCTCCGAGCTCCCCGCGTGGCCTGGAGAGCTGCGGAGGTGGGAGATGGACGGGCCGAGGGGTCACGTCTGCAAAGCTGGAAGGCACCGGGAGGTGGATGGAGCTCGCGTATGGGATCCGTGCCTGCCTGCGGgtgggaagcagctggcaggacttgtgccCATTTCACGATCTCCTTTGCCTGTGCCCCAAgtctccccagctgctgccctggcagagcGATGCCACCGTGCCCCAGGGGAAGGAGAACCTGGTGACCACGCCAGtgatgaggaaggaggaggcaAAGCTG CGTCCGGGGAAGCGCAGCCAGTGCCGGCAGCTGTCCCGCTCGCCCTCGGAGCCGGGCAGTGTCCCCAGGCCCGTCCTGAAGCGGGGACAGCCCTCGGACAGCGACAGCCCTGTCGAGGCCAAGCGGCAGAGGAGGGTGGCCGGCAGCCCTGGCCAGGAGGCGTCGGTGGAGCCg GGAGCGTGGCTGGAGCCTTCCCGGTCCGCCCGGCTTGAGGAGATCGAGAACCTGCTGGCCAACGATGACCAGGAGCTCATCGGGGACTTCTCCAAG CCTCACCTCCTGCCGACGGTGGAGGGCAAGGACCCGGGCCTGAAGTACATCTCCCCTGAGACG CTGGCGGCGGTGCTGACGGGGCACTTCAGCAGCTGCATCGAGAGCAGCATCGTCGCGGACTGCCGCTATCCCTACGAGTACGAGGGGGGCCACGTCAAG GGCGCTGTCAACCTGCCGCTGCAGCGGGACGTGGAGGaattgctgctggagcagcccatcGTGCCCCTGGACGCCAGCAAGAGGGTGATCGTCATCTTCCACTGCGAGTTCTCTGTTGAGCGGGGGCCCAAAAT GTGCAAGTTCCTGCGGGAGAGGGATCGCTGCTGCCACGAGTACCCCCAGCTGCACTACCCCGAGCTGTACGTGTTGAAGGGCGGCTACCGGGAGTTCTTCTTTCAGTTCCCG AGCCACTGCGAGCCCCGGGACTACCGGCCCATGCGGCACGCCGCGTTCAAGGAGGAGCTGCGCAAGTTCCGCGGGCAGAGGCGGCTCCGCGAGCGCGGCCGACGGGCGCTCTTCAACCGCGGGCGGGACCTGTGA
- the LOC125319614 gene encoding M-phase inducer phosphatase 2-like isoform X2, with the protein MSLCGGRGLPGLAAISPLPSPGTAPLTPLDKGDPAGPARHRDTPKRGHGGLPLPRLWHTLSPQPVASDCRRDSVSCQPPDAGLEPDFPTQQKPAAAQENFQRTMPAFGKALKERKLLRQRMHSLPPWQRDGSRVLKDISQLQERRDRARRRRREPEDEAGFVAKKLRRPGQWSHGAARREPLAKSPWAASELLVREAGGLGRAAAMGDAGAARLGAAAPSSPRGLESCGGGRWTGRGVTSAKLEGTGRWMELAYGIRACLRVGSSWQDLCPFHDLLCLCPKSPQLLPWQSDATVPQGKENLVTTPVMRKEEAKLRPGKRSQCRQLSRSPSEPGSVPRPVLKRGQPSDSDSPVEAKRQRRVAGSPGQEASVEPGAWLEPSRSARLEEIENLLANDDQELIGDFSKPHLLPTVEGKDPGLKYISPETGAVNLPLQRDVEELLLEQPIVPLDASKRVIVIFHCEFSVERGPKMCKFLRERDRCCHEYPQLHYPELYVLKGGYREFFFQFPSHCEPRDYRPMRHAAFKEELRKFRGQRRLRERGRRALFNRGRDL; encoded by the exons ATGTCACTGTGCGGCGGCCGCGGGCTGCCCGGGCTGGCGGCCATCTCCCCGCTGCCCTCGCCGGGCACGGCCCCGCTCACGCCGCTGGACAAGGGCGACCCGGCGGGCCCCGCCAG GCACCGGGACACCCCGAAGCGGGGCCACGGGGGGCTGCCCCTGCCGCGGCTGTGGCATACGCTGTCCCCGCAGCCGGTGGCCTCGGACTGTCGCCGCGACTCGGTCTCTTGCCAGCCCCCGGATGCAG GACTGGAGCCGGACTTCCCCACGCAGCAGAAGCCCGCGGCCGCACAGGAAAA CTTCCAGAGAACGATGCCGGCCTTTGGGAAAGCACTCAAAGA AAGGAAGCTCCTTCGGCAGAGGATGCACTCGTTGCCG ccGTGGCAGCGGGACGGCAGCCGTGTCCTGAAGGACATCTCGCAGCTGCAGGAGCGCAGGGACAGAGCGCGGCGGCGCCGGAGGGAGCCCGAGGATGAG GCGGGCTTTGTGGCCAAGAAGCTGCGGAGGCCGGGCCAGTGGAGCCATGGGGCCGCCAGGAGGGAGCCCCTTGCCAAGAGCCCCTGGGCCGCATCAGAGCTGCTGGTGAGAGAGGCTGGAGGGCTCGGCAGGGCAGCAGCGATGGGTGATGCCGGGGCTGCCCGCCTGGGAGCTGCCGCTCCGAGCTCCCCGCGTGGCCTGGAGAGCTGCGGAGGTGGGAGATGGACGGGCCGAGGGGTCACGTCTGCAAAGCTGGAAGGCACCGGGAGGTGGATGGAGCTCGCGTATGGGATCCGTGCCTGCCTGCGGgtgggaagcagctggcaggacttgtgccCATTTCACGATCTCCTTTGCCTGTGCCCCAAgtctccccagctgctgccctggcagagcGATGCCACCGTGCCCCAGGGGAAGGAGAACCTGGTGACCACGCCAGtgatgaggaaggaggaggcaAAGCTG CGTCCGGGGAAGCGCAGCCAGTGCCGGCAGCTGTCCCGCTCGCCCTCGGAGCCGGGCAGTGTCCCCAGGCCCGTCCTGAAGCGGGGACAGCCCTCGGACAGCGACAGCCCTGTCGAGGCCAAGCGGCAGAGGAGGGTGGCCGGCAGCCCTGGCCAGGAGGCGTCGGTGGAGCCg GGAGCGTGGCTGGAGCCTTCCCGGTCCGCCCGGCTTGAGGAGATCGAGAACCTGCTGGCCAACGATGACCAGGAGCTCATCGGGGACTTCTCCAAG CCTCACCTCCTGCCGACGGTGGAGGGCAAGGACCCGGGCCTGAAGTACATCTCCCCTGAGACG GGCGCTGTCAACCTGCCGCTGCAGCGGGACGTGGAGGaattgctgctggagcagcccatcGTGCCCCTGGACGCCAGCAAGAGGGTGATCGTCATCTTCCACTGCGAGTTCTCTGTTGAGCGGGGGCCCAAAAT GTGCAAGTTCCTGCGGGAGAGGGATCGCTGCTGCCACGAGTACCCCCAGCTGCACTACCCCGAGCTGTACGTGTTGAAGGGCGGCTACCGGGAGTTCTTCTTTCAGTTCCCG AGCCACTGCGAGCCCCGGGACTACCGGCCCATGCGGCACGCCGCGTTCAAGGAGGAGCTGCGCAAGTTCCGCGGGCAGAGGCGGCTCCGCGAGCGCGGCCGACGGGCGCTCTTCAACCGCGGGCGGGACCTGTGA